Proteins from a single region of Hymenobacter aquaticus:
- a CDS encoding PIG-L family deacetylase yields MRLTRLRAALLALLLSPSLTHTFTATAQAPKTYTSSEILLGLKKLNVLGSVLYLAAHPDDENTRLIAYMANGRLLETGYLSCTRGDGGQNLIGPELREGLGVIRTQELLAARRIDGGRQFFTRANDFGFSKTAEETFTIWDKEQVLADMVWVIRQRRPDVLITRFPPDARAGHGHHTASAILAAEAFDAAGDPKRFPEQLKYVQPWQPKRLFWNTGSFFVKPGENMDGYLKLDAGGYNPLLGQSYGEIAARSRSQHKSQGFGSAATRGEALEYFQPVKGAKAAQDLFEGVDMTWNRVPGGAAVGKLIDEVIRKYDPSNPVASVAGLLKVRKELTKNWQSSGQANKFWSDEKESEVEQLIRACMGLYLEANSAQAQIAVGQPLTVNLDIVSRGPDANRKVNFVRLESVRFPEVGQDTAISRYLDKEKLFTIRKKLILPTTGSLTEPYWLSQTGTVGMYSVANQLQRGKPENQPVATVQVKLLVSQMQGVAGATDTITFTVPVQYKSTDPVEGEKYRPLTVVPPVAVNIGGRAYVFADNLPKTIPVTLRAGKAGVKGTLALTLPAGWKAEPATASFDLAAKDAEQTVLFQVQPGAGAAEGKSEVKAVATVEGQAYSRGYQAIQYNHIPTQTLFPEAVAPLVKLDLKRKGQEIGYLMGAGDEVPDALRQIGYNVTLLKPEDIRADYLRRFDAVVLGIRAYNTVDRLKTLQPNLLQYVENGGNVVVQYVVNRGTVLPEIGPYPLKLSSDRVTVENAAVTFLNPKQPLLNSPNKITAKDFEGWQQEQGLYYPSSWDPKYQTVISSHDPGETAKESAILVADYGKGHYIYTGLSLFRELPAGVPGAYRLLTNMVSLGK; encoded by the coding sequence ATGCGTCTGACCCGCCTCCGCGCCGCGCTGCTGGCCCTGCTTCTCTCTCCTTCCCTCACGCACACCTTCACCGCCACCGCCCAGGCCCCCAAAACCTACACTTCCTCGGAAATCCTGCTGGGCCTGAAAAAGCTGAACGTGCTGGGCTCGGTGCTCTACCTGGCCGCCCACCCCGACGACGAAAACACCCGCCTGATTGCCTACATGGCCAACGGCCGCCTCCTGGAAACCGGCTACCTGAGCTGCACCCGCGGCGACGGGGGCCAGAACCTCATCGGCCCCGAGCTGCGCGAAGGACTCGGCGTGATTCGCACCCAGGAGCTGCTGGCGGCCCGCCGCATTGATGGCGGCCGGCAGTTTTTCACCCGCGCCAACGACTTCGGCTTCAGCAAAACCGCCGAGGAAACCTTCACCATCTGGGACAAGGAGCAGGTCCTGGCCGACATGGTCTGGGTGATTCGGCAGCGCCGGCCCGACGTGCTCATCACCCGCTTCCCGCCCGACGCCCGCGCCGGCCACGGCCACCACACCGCCTCCGCCATCCTGGCCGCCGAAGCCTTCGACGCCGCCGGCGACCCCAAGCGCTTCCCCGAGCAGCTCAAGTACGTGCAGCCCTGGCAGCCCAAGCGCCTGTTCTGGAACACCGGCTCCTTCTTCGTGAAGCCCGGCGAAAACATGGACGGCTACCTCAAGCTCGATGCCGGCGGCTACAACCCGCTGCTGGGCCAGAGCTACGGCGAAATTGCCGCCCGCAGCCGCTCCCAGCACAAAAGCCAGGGCTTCGGCTCGGCCGCTACCCGGGGCGAGGCCCTGGAATATTTCCAGCCCGTGAAAGGCGCCAAGGCCGCCCAGGACCTGTTTGAGGGCGTGGACATGACCTGGAACCGGGTGCCCGGCGGCGCGGCCGTGGGCAAGCTAATTGACGAGGTGATTCGCAAGTATGACCCGAGTAACCCAGTGGCGAGCGTGGCGGGGCTGCTGAAGGTGCGGAAAGAGCTTACCAAGAACTGGCAATCAAGTGGGCAGGCGAATAAATTCTGGTCCGACGAGAAAGAAAGTGAAGTTGAACAGCTAATCAGGGCCTGTATGGGCCTATATCTGGAGGCAAATTCAGCACAGGCACAAATTGCAGTGGGGCAACCGCTGACAGTCAATCTGGATATCGTAAGCCGTGGGCCAGACGCAAATCGAAAAGTGAATTTTGTGCGCTTGGAATCGGTGCGTTTCCCAGAGGTGGGGCAGGATACAGCAATTAGCCGCTATTTAGACAAGGAAAAGCTTTTTACGATTCGCAAGAAGCTTATCCTGCCAACTACAGGCTCTTTAACCGAGCCCTATTGGTTAAGTCAAACCGGCACTGTCGGCATGTACAGCGTAGCCAACCAGTTGCAGCGAGGCAAACCTGAAAACCAACCTGTTGCTACAGTGCAGGTGAAGCTGCTTGTCAGCCAAATGCAGGGGGTGGCCGGTGCAACAGACACCATTACATTTACCGTCCCTGTCCAGTATAAAAGCACCGACCCGGTAGAAGGGGAGAAGTACCGCCCGCTGACGGTGGTGCCGCCCGTGGCCGTCAACATCGGGGGCCGGGCCTACGTCTTCGCCGATAACCTGCCCAAAACCATCCCCGTGACCCTGCGCGCCGGGAAGGCCGGCGTGAAAGGCACCCTGGCCCTGACGCTGCCCGCCGGCTGGAAAGCTGAGCCCGCCACCGCCAGCTTCGACCTGGCCGCCAAAGACGCCGAGCAAACCGTGCTGTTCCAGGTGCAGCCCGGGGCCGGGGCCGCCGAGGGTAAATCGGAAGTAAAAGCCGTGGCTACCGTGGAGGGCCAGGCGTACTCGCGCGGCTACCAGGCCATTCAGTACAACCACATTCCGACCCAGACGCTGTTTCCCGAAGCCGTGGCCCCGCTCGTCAAGCTCGACCTCAAGCGCAAAGGCCAGGAAATCGGCTACCTGATGGGGGCCGGCGACGAGGTGCCCGACGCCCTGCGCCAGATCGGCTACAACGTGACTCTGCTCAAGCCCGAGGATATCCGCGCCGACTACCTGCGCCGCTTCGACGCGGTGGTGCTCGGCATCCGGGCCTACAACACCGTCGACCGGCTCAAAACGCTCCAGCCTAACTTGCTCCAGTACGTCGAAAACGGCGGCAACGTGGTGGTGCAGTACGTGGTGAACCGGGGCACGGTGCTGCCCGAAATCGGCCCGTACCCGCTCAAGCTCAGCTCCGACCGGGTGACGGTCGAAAACGCCGCCGTGACCTTCCTCAACCCCAAGCAGCCCCTGCTGAACTCGCCCAACAAAATCACCGCCAAGGACTTCGAAGGCTGGCAGCAGGAGCAGGGCCTCTACTACCCCAGCAGCTGGGACCCCAAATACCAGACCGTCATCAGCAGCCACGACCCCGGCGAAACCGCCAAGGAAAGCGCCATCCTCGTCGCCGACTACGGCAAAGGCCACTACATCTACACCGGCCTCAGCCTTTTCCGCGAGCTGCCCGCCGGCGTCCCCGGCGCCTACCGGTTGTTGACCAACATGGTGTCGTTGGGCAAGTAG
- a CDS encoding S8 family peptidase, producing MSVFPHSFLTSLGLALLLPAATFAQSAATPTPAPAPTVQQWTHLDPTKDKVMGISTQRTYDELLKNRTASPVIVAVIDAGIDTTHEDLKRVLWKNPKEIVGNGIDDDKNGYVDDIHGWNFLGGKDGRNVDVDLYEETRLVAKLKPLYEGKTRTAVPAAKRAEYDLYQKVKKDYAEKVDDEKQQLKDIDMTLGNLIPLAAQLKIMLNVEKVDTTAIKGIKTDEPRVKQLQKAMYEYLVATGAPDLDSAINQIKDAGTETKKHLEYSLNLDYKPRAIVGDDEDNTKDRSYGNADITGPDALHGTHVAGIIAADRDNNLGIQGVAGSSVRIMGVRAVPNGDEHDKDVANAIRYAVDNGASIINMSFGKYYSPHRDAVDAAIRYAEAKGVLLVHAAGNESKNIDAVVHYPAPTPLSGATYANFITIGASGSTNDELLTANFSNYGKKVDVFAPGVGIYSTMPGSKYGNESGTSMAAPTVAGVAAVLKSYFPQLTAAELKRIIMQSAAPVHTKVPQPGEKKAVDFTQLSSTGGVVNLYKAVQLATQQTQKGSSSGQ from the coding sequence ATGAGCGTATTTCCGCATTCCTTTCTGACTTCCCTGGGCCTGGCTCTGCTGCTGCCCGCGGCTACTTTCGCCCAAAGCGCGGCGACGCCCACCCCGGCCCCCGCGCCCACCGTGCAGCAGTGGACCCACCTCGACCCGACCAAGGACAAGGTGATGGGCATCAGCACCCAGCGCACCTACGACGAGCTGCTGAAAAACCGGACGGCCTCGCCCGTCATCGTGGCCGTTATTGATGCCGGCATCGATACCACCCACGAGGATCTGAAGCGCGTGCTGTGGAAAAACCCCAAGGAAATCGTCGGCAACGGCATCGACGACGACAAGAACGGCTACGTGGACGACATTCACGGCTGGAACTTCCTGGGCGGCAAAGACGGCCGCAACGTCGACGTTGACCTGTATGAGGAAACCCGCCTGGTGGCCAAGCTCAAGCCGCTCTACGAGGGCAAAACCCGCACGGCCGTGCCCGCCGCCAAGCGCGCCGAATACGACCTCTACCAGAAGGTAAAAAAGGACTACGCCGAGAAGGTAGACGACGAGAAGCAGCAGCTCAAGGACATTGACATGACCCTTGGCAACCTTATTCCCCTCGCGGCACAGCTGAAAATAATGCTGAACGTGGAAAAGGTTGATACCACGGCTATTAAAGGAATAAAAACGGATGAGCCGCGGGTTAAGCAGCTTCAAAAGGCCATGTATGAGTATCTGGTAGCCACCGGGGCTCCTGATCTGGACTCGGCCATCAACCAGATCAAAGACGCGGGCACCGAAACCAAGAAGCACCTGGAATACTCGCTGAACCTGGACTACAAGCCCCGCGCCATCGTCGGCGACGACGAAGACAATACCAAGGACCGCAGCTACGGCAACGCCGACATTACCGGCCCCGATGCCCTGCACGGCACCCACGTGGCCGGCATCATCGCCGCCGACCGCGACAATAACCTGGGCATTCAGGGCGTGGCGGGCTCCTCGGTGCGCATCATGGGCGTGCGGGCCGTGCCCAACGGCGACGAGCACGATAAGGACGTGGCCAACGCCATCCGCTACGCCGTCGACAACGGGGCCAGCATCATCAACATGAGCTTCGGCAAATACTACTCGCCCCACCGCGACGCCGTGGATGCGGCCATCCGCTACGCCGAAGCCAAGGGCGTGCTGCTGGTGCACGCGGCCGGCAACGAGTCAAAGAACATCGACGCGGTGGTGCACTACCCGGCTCCCACGCCGCTGTCGGGCGCTACGTATGCCAACTTCATTACCATCGGCGCCTCGGGCAGCACCAACGACGAGCTGCTGACGGCCAACTTCTCCAACTACGGCAAGAAGGTCGACGTTTTCGCGCCCGGCGTGGGCATCTATTCCACCATGCCCGGCAGCAAATACGGCAACGAAAGCGGCACCAGCATGGCCGCCCCCACGGTGGCGGGCGTAGCGGCGGTGCTCAAGTCGTACTTTCCCCAGCTCACCGCCGCCGAGCTGAAGCGCATCATTATGCAGTCGGCCGCGCCGGTACACACCAAAGTGCCCCAGCCCGGCGAGAAAAAAGCCGTTGATTTTACCCAGCTTTCGAGCACCGGCGGCGTGGTAAACCTCTACAAAGCCGTGCAGCTGGCCACCCAGCAAACCCAGAAGGGCAGCAGCTCGGGCCAGTAA
- a CDS encoding YitT family protein — translation MLIPQLITLDKLRKQRRSEPPRRRYRRPPRALAALRNRRWWRRQLTNVAFLAAGIFSAALGLKGFLLPNGFIDGGVTGISLLVARVFGLPLPLLIVLINIPFVILGYFQIDRIFAFKTLLTILALAGVLVVITFPILTQDKLLISVFGGFFLGAGIGLAMRGGGVLDGTEILAVYLSKKTSLTIGDIILGLNILIFAVAAAVLSFETALYSILAYLSASKTIDFIIDGIEEYTGVTIVSGRSDAIRRMITEKLGRGATVYSGKRGYGVRGEVPQAVDIVFTVITRLELGRLTDEVEKIDRSAFLVMHSVKETKGGVIKKRPLH, via the coding sequence ATGCTTATTCCCCAGCTTATTACCCTCGACAAGCTCCGCAAGCAGCGGCGCTCCGAACCGCCCCGGCGGCGCTACCGGCGGCCCCCGCGGGCCCTGGCCGCGCTGCGCAACCGGCGCTGGTGGCGGCGGCAGCTGACCAACGTGGCCTTTCTGGCGGCCGGCATCTTTTCGGCGGCCCTGGGCCTGAAGGGCTTTTTGCTGCCCAACGGGTTCATCGACGGCGGCGTGACGGGCATTTCCCTGCTGGTGGCCCGGGTGTTCGGGTTGCCGCTGCCGCTGCTTATCGTGCTCATCAACATTCCCTTCGTTATTCTGGGCTACTTCCAGATCGACCGGATATTTGCTTTCAAGACCCTGCTCACCATTCTGGCGCTGGCCGGCGTGCTGGTGGTCATCACCTTCCCCATCCTGACCCAGGACAAGCTGCTGATTTCCGTGTTCGGGGGCTTTTTCCTCGGGGCCGGCATCGGGTTGGCCATGCGCGGCGGCGGCGTGCTCGACGGCACCGAAATCCTGGCCGTGTACCTGAGCAAGAAAACCAGCCTGACCATCGGCGACATTATCCTGGGGCTCAACATCCTGATTTTCGCGGTGGCGGCGGCCGTGCTGTCCTTCGAAACGGCCCTCTACTCCATTCTGGCCTACTTATCTGCTTCCAAAACCATCGACTTCATCATCGACGGCATCGAGGAATACACCGGCGTCACGATTGTCTCGGGCCGCAGCGACGCCATCCGGCGCATGATTACCGAAAAGCTGGGCCGCGGCGCTACCGTCTACAGCGGCAAGCGCGGCTACGGCGTGCGCGGCGAAGTGCCCCAGGCCGTCGACATCGTCTTCACCGTCATTACCCGCCTGGAGCTGGGCCGCCTCACCGACGAAGTGGAAAAGATTGACCGCAGCGCCTTCCTGGTCATGCACAGCGTGAAGGAAACCAAAGGCGGCGTCATCAAGAAACGCCCCCTGCACTAG
- a CDS encoding MOSC domain-containing protein yields the protein MATSLVLSDLYIYPVKSLGGIRVTEAVVEPRGLRHDRRWLIVDERNQFMTQRQTAEMALLKVLPAYNGFLLTHAARPELLPLYIPFEATPERTLFVTVWDDMVFAWRGTPQADAWLSEALGRPCKLVYMSDMVMRGTDGGAVEGHVSFADAYPFLVIGQESLADLNRRLAQPVPMDRFRPNLVFSGGQPYEEETWRDFLIGDLAFRGVRPCGRCVVTTIDQATAQKSAEPLRTLAPYRTDGSKVMFGQNVTGPARGVLRVGDAVAVRSLLS from the coding sequence ATGGCCACATCCCTTGTCCTTTCCGACCTCTACATCTACCCCGTCAAGTCCCTGGGCGGCATCCGCGTTACCGAAGCCGTGGTGGAGCCCCGCGGCCTGCGCCACGACCGCCGCTGGCTGATCGTGGATGAGCGCAACCAGTTTATGACCCAGCGCCAGACGGCGGAAATGGCCCTGCTGAAAGTACTGCCGGCCTACAACGGCTTTCTGCTGACCCACGCGGCCCGCCCCGAGTTGCTGCCCCTCTACATTCCCTTCGAGGCCACGCCCGAGCGCACCCTGTTCGTCACCGTCTGGGACGATATGGTGTTTGCCTGGCGCGGCACGCCCCAGGCCGACGCCTGGCTGAGCGAGGCCCTGGGCCGGCCCTGCAAGCTGGTCTACATGTCGGATATGGTGATGCGCGGCACCGATGGTGGGGCCGTGGAGGGCCACGTGAGCTTTGCCGACGCCTACCCGTTTCTGGTTATCGGCCAGGAGTCTTTGGCGGATCTGAACCGCCGCCTGGCGCAGCCCGTGCCCATGGACCGCTTCCGGCCCAACCTGGTCTTCAGCGGCGGGCAGCCCTACGAAGAAGAAACCTGGCGCGACTTTCTCATCGGCGACCTGGCTTTTCGGGGCGTGCGGCCCTGTGGGCGCTGCGTAGTCACGACCATCGACCAGGCAACGGCCCAGAAAAGCGCCGAGCCCCTGCGGACGCTGGCCCCTTACCGTACCGACGGCAGCAAGGTGATGTTTGGGCAAAACGTAACCGGCCCGGCCCGGGGCGTGCTGCGCGTCGGCGACGCGGTAGCCGTGCGGAGCCTGCTCAGCTAA
- a CDS encoding DUF547 domain-containing protein produces MKNPSAFTWLLALLTWFATSLPVAARPAEDAPAPASLHSPWTDLLRKHITRDGFVDYEGFIEDEDQLDAYLQSLRKTPPNAATWSKPDVEAYWLNLYNAATIYTVLQYYPVASMSEIRVKVLKGYKSAWEDSWINVGGKLYSLNTIEKEVLRPQFQDPRVHFALVCAATSSPPMLNEAYDGARLSQQLDAQARRFLTHTTLNQLAPTQVRLSSLFDWYAAEFGEGEKLIAFLNRYGIVKIDPKATIEFLSFSWALNNGRQTPDTQALRQR; encoded by the coding sequence ATGAAGAACCCCTCTGCATTTACCTGGCTGCTGGCACTCCTGACGTGGTTTGCCACCAGCCTGCCCGTAGCGGCCCGCCCCGCAGAGGATGCCCCCGCCCCCGCTTCGCTGCACAGCCCCTGGACCGACCTGCTCCGCAAGCACATCACCCGGGACGGATTCGTGGACTACGAGGGCTTTATCGAGGACGAAGACCAGCTCGACGCCTACCTGCAAAGCCTGCGCAAAACGCCGCCGAATGCCGCTACCTGGTCGAAGCCCGACGTGGAGGCCTACTGGCTGAACCTCTACAACGCGGCTACGATTTACACCGTGCTGCAGTATTACCCCGTGGCCAGCATGAGCGAAATTCGGGTGAAGGTGCTCAAGGGCTATAAGTCGGCCTGGGAAGACAGCTGGATCAATGTGGGCGGCAAGCTCTACTCGCTCAATACCATCGAGAAGGAAGTGCTGCGGCCCCAGTTTCAGGACCCCCGGGTGCATTTTGCCCTGGTGTGCGCCGCTACTTCCTCGCCGCCTATGCTCAACGAAGCCTACGACGGGGCCCGCCTCAGCCAGCAGCTCGATGCCCAGGCCCGCCGGTTTCTCACCCACACCACTCTCAACCAGCTGGCTCCCACGCAGGTGCGACTGTCCAGCCTGTTCGACTGGTATGCCGCCGAGTTTGGGGAGGGCGAAAAGCTCATTGCCTTCCTGAACCGCTACGGCATCGTCAAGATTGACCCTAAGGCTACCATCGAGTTTCTGTCGTTTAGCTGGGCCCTGAACAACGGCCGGCAAACGCCCGATACCCAGGCCCTGCGCCAGCGCTAA
- a CDS encoding DUF2461 domain-containing protein, whose protein sequence is MNRQFLLTFLRELAANNHKTWMDANRADYHKARAVFTEFTAELLERSQRFEPRLTGLTPSDVMFRINKNDRFQQSNEPYKTHMGAGLKPGGRHSPWAGYFVAIEPGGETYVGAGRWMPEPAQLARIRQEIHYSPDTFHQLRQDAALLREFPAGLDMSQSLRTAPKGYDRADPEIEWLRLKSFFVWRSFPDKEVLRADFPDRVLTAWEAAQPWVHFLNEAMTEG, encoded by the coding sequence ATGAATCGACAATTTCTTCTGACGTTTCTGCGCGAGCTGGCGGCCAACAACCACAAGACCTGGATGGATGCCAACCGCGCCGACTATCACAAGGCCCGGGCCGTCTTCACCGAGTTTACCGCCGAGCTGCTGGAGCGCAGCCAGCGCTTCGAGCCGCGCCTCACCGGCCTCACGCCCTCCGACGTGATGTTCCGCATCAACAAAAACGACCGGTTTCAGCAAAGCAACGAGCCCTACAAAACCCACATGGGCGCGGGCCTCAAGCCCGGCGGCCGGCACAGCCCCTGGGCCGGCTACTTCGTGGCCATCGAGCCGGGCGGCGAAACCTACGTGGGGGCCGGCCGCTGGATGCCCGAGCCCGCCCAGCTGGCCCGCATCCGCCAGGAAATTCACTACTCGCCCGATACTTTTCACCAGCTGCGCCAGGATGCGGCCCTGCTGCGCGAGTTTCCCGCCGGCCTCGACATGAGCCAGAGCCTGCGCACCGCCCCGAAAGGCTACGACCGCGCCGACCCGGAAATCGAGTGGCTGCGGCTGAAAAGCTTCTTCGTGTGGCGCTCCTTCCCCGACAAGGAAGTGCTGCGCGCCGATTTTCCCGACCGGGTGCTCACGGCCTGGGAGGCGGCCCAGCCCTGGGTGCATTTCCTGAACGAAGCCATGACCGAAGGCTAA
- a CDS encoding deoxynucleoside kinase: protein MHIAIVGNIGAGKTTLANKLAHHFNWEVFLEDVDHNPYLKDFYDDMPRWAFHLQVYFLNSRFRQTQHIKKLQSASKGVIQDRTIYEDAHIFAANLHESGLMSERDHQNYLALFESMISMVDAPDLLLYLKADLPKLIQQIDKRNRDYENNIKIEYLKNLNEHYEKWISNYSYGKLLIVDVNNLDYVNNPEDLGIIIDKINSTLFGLF from the coding sequence ATGCATATTGCAATCGTCGGCAACATTGGAGCCGGCAAGACCACGCTGGCTAATAAACTGGCGCATCATTTCAACTGGGAAGTCTTCCTGGAAGATGTCGACCACAACCCGTACCTGAAGGATTTCTACGACGATATGCCGCGCTGGGCGTTTCACCTGCAGGTGTATTTTCTCAACAGCCGCTTCCGTCAGACCCAGCACATCAAGAAGCTGCAAAGTGCCAGCAAGGGCGTTATTCAGGACCGCACCATCTACGAGGATGCCCACATTTTCGCGGCCAACCTGCACGAGTCGGGCCTGATGAGCGAGCGGGACCACCAGAACTACCTGGCTTTGTTCGAGTCGATGATCAGCATGGTCGACGCCCCGGATCTGCTGCTCTACCTGAAAGCCGACCTGCCCAAGCTGATCCAGCAGATCGACAAGCGCAACCGCGACTACGAGAACAACATCAAGATTGAGTACCTCAAAAACCTCAACGAGCACTACGAAAAGTGGATCAGCAACTACAGCTACGGCAAGCTGCTGATCGTGGACGTGAACAACCTCGACTACGTGAACAACCCCGAAGATCTGGGCATCATCATCGACAAAATCAACAGCACCCTGTTCGGGCTGTTTTAG
- a CDS encoding DUF6565 domain-containing protein, translating to MKRFLLPICLVAAGLSATPLDTAAQQKTTPAKQPSASTPSAIERDLDVFSDWVNDKLDRAEVGVRRELPRIKEDFERQSRRLDKAVDSLSSQSKREYSTQKRRYQSWESKQDSLDAAAREPETASAAQRRLLNETVTISKARANELPELYLHLLETTRERRRTWTQADWSAASAVLERLNARYEQVREQLPLEERVRIRSMQAEFRTLEKARDVKDIMKE from the coding sequence ATGAAACGATTCCTGCTTCCGATCTGCCTCGTGGCCGCCGGCCTCAGCGCCACCCCGCTGGACACCGCCGCCCAGCAAAAAACCACCCCGGCCAAGCAGCCCTCCGCGTCTACGCCCTCGGCCATCGAGCGGGACCTGGACGTGTTCAGCGACTGGGTAAACGACAAGCTGGACCGCGCCGAAGTGGGTGTGCGCCGCGAGCTGCCCCGCATCAAGGAGGATTTTGAGCGCCAGAGCCGCCGCCTCGATAAAGCCGTCGACAGCCTTTCGAGCCAGTCGAAGCGCGAATACAGCACCCAGAAGCGCCGCTACCAAAGCTGGGAGTCCAAGCAGGACAGCCTGGATGCCGCGGCCCGGGAGCCCGAAACCGCCAGCGCGGCCCAGCGCCGCCTGCTAAACGAAACCGTGACCATCAGCAAGGCCCGCGCCAACGAGCTGCCCGAGCTGTATCTGCACCTGCTGGAAACCACCCGCGAAAGGCGCCGCACCTGGACGCAGGCCGACTGGAGCGCCGCCAGCGCCGTGCTGGAGCGCCTGAACGCCCGCTACGAGCAGGTGCGCGAGCAGCTGCCCCTGGAGGAGCGGGTGCGCATCCGCTCGATGCAGGCCGAGTTCCGGACCCTGGAAAAGGCCCGCGACGTGAAAGACATCATGAAAGAATAG
- a CDS encoding GNAT family N-acetyltransferase: MSASSAPAVTIQPATLADIPTIIQLAEATWEPTYRFIISKDQIEYMYRVIYTPTSLQRQIAEEGHTFLLLYADGHPAGYASFSRLPAGDALFKLHKIYILPSHQGQGLGHNLLEAVEEATRQMGGKTLELNVNRHNPAISFYERLGFQRHREEDIAIGPYWMNDYVMRKELA, translated from the coding sequence ATGTCTGCTTCCTCTGCTCCTGCCGTTACCATTCAGCCCGCCACGCTGGCCGATATTCCTACCATTATTCAGCTGGCCGAAGCTACCTGGGAGCCGACCTACCGCTTCATCATCTCGAAGGACCAGATCGAGTACATGTACCGCGTGATTTACACGCCGACCTCCCTGCAGCGCCAGATAGCCGAGGAAGGGCACACCTTTCTGCTGCTCTACGCCGATGGGCACCCGGCCGGCTACGCGTCCTTCTCGCGCCTGCCCGCGGGCGACGCGCTGTTTAAGCTGCACAAAATCTATATTCTGCCGTCGCACCAGGGCCAGGGGCTGGGCCACAACCTGCTTGAGGCCGTGGAGGAAGCCACCCGCCAGATGGGCGGCAAAACCCTGGAGCTGAACGTAAACCGCCACAACCCGGCCATTTCCTTCTACGAGCGGCTGGGCTTCCAGCGCCACCGCGAAGAAGACATTGCCATCGGGCCCTATTGGATGAACGACTACGTAATGCGCAAGGAACTGGCGTAA
- a CDS encoding YybH family protein — MGVSTAFSLRRLAAVATFVLLSQLSFGQILKQKHLELIKARSETWNKAFNSRDTTAFYGLFNPGITVSSASGSRTTEAAARQWFRGRFRQRPDVTWMNRTMNVEVSDLGQLAYETGEWAEAWTDPQDKSKNRIIGKYWLMWKFENNAWTILSATYTPLSCATRNCLD, encoded by the coding sequence ATGGGTGTTTCTACTGCTTTTTCGCTGCGCCGCCTGGCGGCCGTGGCCACGTTTGTACTGCTCAGCCAGCTTAGCTTCGGCCAGATTCTGAAGCAAAAGCACCTGGAGCTGATCAAGGCCCGGAGCGAAACCTGGAACAAGGCCTTCAACAGCCGCGACACCACCGCTTTCTACGGCCTGTTCAACCCCGGCATCACCGTTTCTTCGGCCAGCGGCAGTCGCACCACCGAGGCGGCGGCCCGGCAGTGGTTTCGCGGCCGCTTCCGCCAGCGCCCCGACGTGACCTGGATGAACCGCACCATGAACGTGGAGGTCAGCGACCTGGGCCAGCTGGCCTACGAAACCGGCGAGTGGGCCGAAGCCTGGACCGACCCCCAGGACAAAAGCAAAAACCGCATCATCGGCAAGTACTGGCTGATGTGGAAGTTCGAAAACAACGCCTGGACCATCCTCTCGGCCACCTATACCCCCCTTTCCTGCGCCACCCGAAACTGCCTCGACTAG
- a CDS encoding CDGSH iron-sulfur domain-containing protein has product MATKLTVLNNGSLRVEGDFEIVDAQGQPYGLAGRERVSICRCGLSKNKPFCDGSHKGHFEHNAEAFDLPAPKV; this is encoded by the coding sequence ATGGCTACCAAACTTACTGTACTCAACAACGGCTCCCTGCGCGTAGAGGGCGACTTCGAAATTGTGGATGCCCAGGGCCAGCCCTACGGCTTGGCCGGCCGCGAGCGGGTCAGCATCTGCCGCTGCGGCCTGTCCAAAAACAAGCCCTTCTGCGATGGGTCGCACAAAGGCCACTTCGAGCACAACGCCGAAGCCTTCGACCTGCCCGCCCCTAAAGTATAG
- a CDS encoding acyl-CoA-binding protein: protein MATHEEFEAAAQRAQQLPTKPNNMVLLQLYALYKQASEGDVSGDRPGGFDFKGIAKYDAWASLSGKSKDAARQEYVELVNSLFQGA from the coding sequence ATGGCTACGCACGAAGAATTTGAAGCCGCCGCCCAGCGCGCCCAGCAACTGCCCACCAAGCCCAACAACATGGTGCTGCTCCAGCTCTACGCCCTCTACAAGCAAGCCTCCGAAGGCGACGTATCCGGCGACCGGCCCGGCGGCTTCGACTTCAAGGGCATTGCCAAATACGACGCCTGGGCCAGCCTCAGCGGCAAAAGCAAGGACGCCGCCCGTCAGGAATACGTGGAGCTGGTCAATTCCTTGTTTCAAGGTGCCTAG